The Deinococcus koreensis genome window below encodes:
- a CDS encoding acetyl-CoA hydrolase/transferase C-terminal domain-containing protein encodes MTTMRTLDVTGLTSLLTGRAWPAEPRVVVSGNLAVPWTLLAALDSALPRYRLHALNAPAGLPRREGVSYETTFVGPGMRHEARLSYVPARLSLVPLLLGGALVPDLVLVQTSAPRQGRLSLGIEVNVLPAAIKACRARGGLVLAQANAQMPYTFGDGEYDAGVFDGVLEVDEPLPDVAARPGAASGADAAAQIGALVAARVPDGATLQLGIGEVSDATLPGLAQRRRLALWSEMFSDGVLRLEEAGALDPARPIISSFAFGSQELYAWMNANPRIVMRRTEVTNSPSEISRQPLMTSINTALQVDLFAQANASRIGARIHSGFGGQTDFIVGALHAPGGQALMALRSWHPRAQVSTIVPA; translated from the coding sequence ATGACCACCATGCGAACGCTGGACGTAACCGGACTCACCTCCCTGCTGACCGGACGGGCCTGGCCGGCTGAGCCGCGCGTGGTGGTCAGCGGCAATCTGGCCGTGCCCTGGACGCTCCTCGCGGCGCTGGACAGCGCCCTGCCCCGCTACCGGCTGCACGCGCTGAACGCGCCCGCCGGCCTGCCCCGCCGCGAGGGCGTGAGCTACGAGACCACCTTCGTGGGCCCCGGCATGCGTCACGAGGCGCGGCTGAGCTACGTGCCCGCGCGACTGTCGCTGGTGCCGCTGCTGCTGGGGGGCGCGCTGGTGCCCGACCTCGTGCTGGTGCAGACCTCGGCGCCGCGCCAGGGCCGGCTCTCGCTGGGGATCGAGGTCAACGTCCTGCCGGCGGCCATCAAGGCCTGCCGGGCGCGGGGCGGGCTGGTGCTCGCCCAGGCCAACGCGCAGATGCCCTACACCTTCGGCGACGGCGAGTACGATGCCGGCGTCTTCGACGGCGTGCTGGAGGTCGACGAGCCGCTGCCCGACGTGGCTGCGCGCCCCGGAGCAGCGTCCGGCGCCGACGCGGCCGCGCAGATCGGCGCGCTGGTGGCCGCCCGCGTGCCCGACGGCGCGACCCTGCAGCTGGGCATCGGCGAGGTGTCCGACGCGACCCTGCCGGGGCTGGCGCAGCGGCGGCGGCTGGCCCTCTGGTCGGAGATGTTCAGCGACGGCGTGCTGCGCCTGGAAGAGGCGGGCGCCCTCGATCCGGCGCGGCCCATCATCTCGTCGTTCGCCTTCGGTTCCCAGGAACTGTACGCCTGGATGAACGCCAATCCGCGGATCGTCATGCGCCGCACCGAGGTCACGAACTCACCCAGCGAGATCTCGCGCCAGCCACTGATGACCTCCATCAACACCGCGCTGCAGGTCGACCTCTTCGCCCAGGCGAACGCCTCGCGGATCGGGGCGCGCATCCATTCGGGCTTCGGCGGCCAGACCGACTTCATCGTGGGCGCCCTGCACGCGCCGGGCGGGCAGGCCCTGATGGCGCTGCGCTCCTGGCACCCCAGGGCACAGGTGAGCACCATCGTCCCAGCCTGA
- a CDS encoding type III pantothenate kinase has translation MPAFPLLAVDIGNTSTVLGLADETLNLTHTWRVRTNRDVLPDDLALQMHGLFALAGAAMPRSAILSSVAPPVGENYQLALRRHFSIEAFSVAAGNLPDVSVELDQPDAVGADRLCNLFGAERYMSHHEYAVVVDFGTSTNFDVIGRGRRFLGGVLATGAQVSADALFSRAAKLPRITLSAPQSAIGKNTVHALQSGLVYGYAEMVDGLLRRIRAELPGPAVSVATGGFSRTIEGICREIDHYDETLTLRGLVELWASR, from the coding sequence GTGCCCGCCTTTCCCCTTCTGGCCGTGGATATCGGCAACACCAGCACGGTGCTGGGCCTCGCAGACGAGACGCTGAACCTCACGCACACCTGGCGGGTTCGCACCAACCGCGACGTCCTGCCCGACGACCTGGCGCTGCAGATGCACGGGCTGTTCGCGCTGGCCGGGGCCGCCATGCCGCGTTCGGCGATCCTCAGCTCGGTGGCGCCGCCGGTGGGCGAGAACTACCAGCTCGCGCTGCGCCGCCACTTCAGCATCGAGGCCTTCAGCGTGGCTGCCGGCAACCTGCCCGACGTCTCGGTGGAACTCGACCAGCCCGACGCGGTGGGGGCCGACCGCCTGTGCAACCTGTTCGGCGCCGAGCGCTACATGAGCCACCACGAGTACGCGGTGGTGGTGGATTTCGGTACCTCCACGAACTTCGACGTGATCGGCCGGGGCCGGCGCTTTCTGGGCGGCGTGCTCGCCACGGGCGCCCAGGTCAGCGCCGACGCGCTGTTCTCGCGGGCGGCCAAGCTGCCGCGCATCACGCTCAGCGCGCCGCAGAGTGCCATCGGGAAGAACACCGTGCACGCCCTGCAATCCGGGCTGGTGTACGGCTACGCCGAGATGGTGGACGGCCTGCTGCGCCGCATCAGGGCCGAGCTGCCGGGGCCCGCGGTGTCGGTCGCCACGGGCGGTTTCTCGCGCACCATCGAGGGCATCTGCCGCGAGATCGACCACTACGACGAGACGCTGACCCTGCGCGGGCTGGTGGAGCTGTGGGCGAGCCGCTGA
- a CDS encoding ExbD/TolR family protein, giving the protein MRRRARGGDAVTFDFAPMVDVVLLLLIFFFLTSSLAPRDRALPLSLPGSSTSVQETSSLPVVSLDTEGKVYLNGEATTLARLAGQLRPLLDASNKAVGLRADERGQYGAVMKVMDEIRRAGGEKLALATRATP; this is encoded by the coding sequence GTGAGACGCCGCGCCCGGGGCGGCGACGCCGTGACCTTCGACTTCGCGCCCATGGTGGACGTGGTGCTGCTGCTGCTGATCTTCTTCTTCCTGACCAGCAGTCTGGCGCCGCGCGACCGCGCCCTGCCGCTGAGCCTGCCTGGCTCCAGCACGTCGGTGCAGGAGACCTCCTCCCTGCCGGTGGTCAGTCTGGACACCGAGGGGAAGGTGTACCTGAACGGTGAGGCGACCACCCTGGCCCGGCTGGCGGGGCAGCTGCGGCCCCTGCTGGACGCCTCGAACAAGGCGGTCGGCCTGCGCGCCGACGAGCGCGGCCAGTACGGCGCCGTGATGAAGGTGATGGACGAGATCCGCCGGGCCGGCGGCGAGAAGCTGGCCCTGGCCACGCGGGCCACGCCATGA
- the sufB gene encoding Fe-S cluster assembly protein SufB translates to MTINPEVNEINAGYEYGWSNPERYAIKAPKGLRRDVVEMISKAKDEPQWMLDFRLKALDIFLSKPMPTWGADLSGLNLDEIYYYIKPEGMNARSWDDVPDDVKKTFERLGIPEAERAALAGVGAQYESEMVYHNLKEEWEKLGVVFLSIEDGLKEYPELFREHFATIVPPEDNKFAAINSAVWSGGSFVYVPKGVKVDIPLQTYFRINAESSGQFERTLIIIDEGAQAHYIEGCTAPAYSSDSFHSGVIEIVVKEGARFRYSTIQNWSHNVYNLVTQRAAVYGNGVMEWVDGNLGSKVTMKYPACYLLEEGARGEVLSIAMAGRGQHQDAGAKIVHFAPNTSGTIVSKSISKDSGRSSYRGLVKIYEGAKGSKTNVECDALLLDDEARTDTYPYIEIEEKDARVGHEATVSKINDDQILYLQSRGLSEDEAAGLIVRGFIEPIAKELPLEYAVELNRLIELEMEGSVG, encoded by the coding sequence ATGACCATCAATCCCGAAGTGAACGAGATCAACGCCGGGTACGAATACGGCTGGAGCAACCCCGAACGCTACGCCATCAAGGCCCCCAAGGGCCTTCGCCGCGACGTGGTCGAGATGATCTCCAAGGCCAAGGACGAGCCGCAGTGGATGCTCGACTTCCGCCTCAAGGCGCTGGACATCTTCCTGAGCAAGCCCATGCCCACCTGGGGCGCCGACCTCTCGGGCCTGAACCTCGACGAGATCTACTACTACATCAAGCCCGAGGGCATGAACGCCCGCTCATGGGACGACGTGCCGGACGACGTGAAGAAGACCTTCGAGCGGCTGGGCATCCCCGAGGCCGAGCGCGCCGCCCTGGCCGGCGTGGGCGCCCAGTACGAGTCCGAGATGGTGTACCACAACCTGAAAGAGGAGTGGGAGAAGCTGGGCGTGGTCTTCCTGAGCATCGAGGACGGCCTCAAGGAGTACCCGGAGCTGTTCCGCGAGCACTTCGCCACCATCGTGCCCCCCGAGGACAACAAGTTCGCGGCCATCAACTCGGCCGTGTGGAGCGGTGGCTCCTTCGTCTACGTGCCCAAGGGCGTCAAGGTGGACATCCCCCTGCAGACGTACTTCCGTATCAACGCCGAAAGCAGCGGCCAGTTCGAGCGCACGCTGATCATCATCGACGAGGGCGCGCAGGCCCACTACATCGAGGGCTGCACCGCCCCCGCGTACTCCAGCGACTCCTTCCACTCCGGCGTGATCGAGATCGTGGTCAAGGAGGGCGCGCGCTTCCGCTACTCCACCATCCAGAACTGGAGCCACAACGTCTACAACCTGGTCACGCAGCGCGCTGCCGTCTACGGCAACGGCGTGATGGAATGGGTCGACGGCAACCTGGGCTCCAAGGTCACCATGAAGTACCCCGCCTGCTACCTGCTGGAAGAGGGCGCCCGTGGTGAAGTGCTGTCCATCGCGATGGCCGGGCGCGGCCAGCACCAGGACGCCGGCGCCAAGATCGTGCACTTCGCGCCCAATACCTCGGGCACCATCGTGTCCAAGAGCATCTCCAAGGATTCGGGCCGCTCCTCCTACCGGGGTCTGGTCAAGATCTACGAAGGGGCCAAGGGTTCCAAGACCAACGTGGAGTGCGACGCCCTGCTGCTCGACGACGAGGCGCGCACCGATACCTACCCCTACATCGAGATCGAGGAAAAGGACGCCCGCGTAGGTCACGAGGCGACCGTTTCCAAGATCAACGACGACCAGATCCTCTACCTTCAGAGCCGGGGGCTCAGCGAGGACGAGGCCGCCGGCCTGATCGTGCGCGGCTTCATCGAGCCCATCGCCAAGGAACTCCCGCTGGAATACGCCGTGGAGCTGAACCGGCTGATCGAGCTGGAAATGGAAGGCAGCGTCGGCTGA
- the sufD gene encoding Fe-S cluster assembly protein SufD, with protein MTQFNDQLAAHSGPDWLTAKRREGLELFNTLTLPTEQVEAWKYTQVDVDFAALRPHGKRDVVTDVSALPPSVQERLTGTDVGAFLVLDGPDVVYRTELPAELKEQGVIFTDLKTAVEQHADKVQQYLYSVVPAEVPDDTTIAAPGTTPSKSPDPSEGKFSALAAALWTNGAFVYVPRGVTVELPLGSFRVMSEAGTYTATRTLVVAEANSQVTFIDEQDSEALPGTYAIGAVELVVQDGARVRYVSIQNWGEGVTHIQRQRGDVGRDATLNSLVVTMGATLSRTEMQSYLRGQGSDSEMLALYFANENQHFDHYTLQHHAAPHAHSDLLYKGVNDGQSVGVFSGMIKVDLHAQKTDAYQKHRTLMLSSEARNFSVPQLEINANDVRCSHGSTTSPVDQEALFFLRSRGISREIAEKMLVTAFLEDVLGRVPLASVVKYIEGIIAKKVGAV; from the coding sequence ATGACCCAATTCAATGATCAACTCGCCGCCCACAGCGGCCCCGACTGGCTGACCGCCAAACGCCGCGAAGGGCTGGAACTTTTCAACACCCTGACCCTGCCCACCGAACAGGTCGAGGCCTGGAAATACACGCAGGTCGATGTGGACTTCGCCGCCCTGCGCCCGCACGGCAAGCGCGACGTGGTGACCGATGTGTCGGCGCTGCCCCCCAGCGTGCAGGAACGCCTGACCGGCACCGACGTCGGCGCCTTCCTGGTGCTGGACGGCCCCGACGTGGTGTACCGCACCGAGCTGCCCGCCGAGCTGAAGGAGCAGGGCGTGATCTTCACCGACCTGAAGACGGCGGTGGAGCAGCACGCCGACAAGGTGCAGCAGTACCTCTACTCGGTGGTGCCCGCCGAGGTGCCCGACGACACGACGATTGCCGCGCCCGGCACCACGCCCAGCAAGAGCCCCGACCCCAGCGAGGGCAAGTTCTCCGCGCTGGCGGCGGCCCTGTGGACGAACGGCGCCTTCGTGTACGTGCCGCGCGGCGTGACCGTGGAACTGCCGCTGGGGTCGTTCCGCGTGATGAGCGAGGCCGGCACCTACACCGCCACCCGCACGCTGGTGGTGGCCGAGGCGAACTCGCAGGTCACCTTCATCGACGAGCAGGACAGTGAGGCCCTGCCCGGCACCTACGCCATCGGCGCGGTGGAACTGGTGGTGCAGGACGGCGCCCGCGTGCGCTACGTGTCGATCCAGAACTGGGGCGAGGGCGTGACCCACATCCAGCGCCAGCGCGGCGACGTGGGCCGCGACGCCACGCTGAATTCCCTGGTGGTCACGATGGGCGCCACGCTGAGTCGCACCGAGATGCAGTCGTACCTGCGCGGCCAGGGCAGCGACTCGGAGATGCTGGCGCTGTACTTCGCTAACGAGAACCAGCACTTCGACCACTACACGCTGCAGCACCATGCCGCCCCGCACGCCCACAGCGACCTGCTGTACAAGGGCGTGAACGACGGCCAGAGCGTGGGCGTGTTCTCCGGCATGATCAAGGTCGATCTGCACGCGCAGAAGACCGACGCCTACCAGAAGCACCGCACGCTGATGCTGTCCAGCGAGGCCCGCAACTTCTCGGTGCCGCAGCTGGAGATCAACGCCAACGACGTGCGCTGCAGCCACGGCAGCACGACCAGCCCGGTCGATCAGGAAGCCCTGTTCTTCCTGCGCTCGCGCGGGATCAGCCGCGAGATCGCCGAGAAGATGCTCGTGACCGCCTTCCTGGAAGACGTGCTGGGCCGCGTGCCGCTCGCCAGCGTCGTGAAGTACATCGAAGGAATCATCGCCAAGAAGGTCGGCGCGGTCTAA
- a CDS encoding acetyl-CoA hydrolase/transferase C-terminal domain-containing protein: protein MEPTTSFQPTAVVTEQGVAELLGADEKRQAAALIEQAAHPDAREPLWREARRMGLT, encoded by the coding sequence ATGGAGCCCACCACCTCGTTCCAGCCGACCGCCGTGGTCACCGAACAGGGCGTGGCGGAGCTGCTGGGGGCCGACGAGAAGCGGCAGGCGGCGGCGCTGATCGAGCAGGCGGCCCACCCGGACGCCCGCGAGCCCCTATGGCGGGAGGCTCGCCGCATGGGCCTGACCTGA
- a CDS encoding DUF1266 domain-containing protein has product MPIWPFSRREKRAEALSPDQRWALAATALYTELNEGYHDRLIPIAGFDVKAERESVQEMWGIEGADHAVPALDWLVSEGHRGTILSETGREGTAWDLVRVINLSRILYGAGYLTEAQAWASMIQAARSLRATYSSWGEMGEAFLHGRDWWAKGRSAAFQTAHVRLLDPQNADSPWNQVAWNSMEPAVSAAEWRSN; this is encoded by the coding sequence ATGCCCATCTGGCCTTTTTCCAGACGCGAGAAGAGAGCAGAAGCCCTCAGCCCTGACCAGCGCTGGGCGCTCGCCGCCACGGCCCTCTATACCGAGCTGAACGAGGGGTACCACGACCGGCTGATCCCCATTGCGGGCTTCGATGTGAAGGCAGAGCGCGAAAGTGTTCAGGAGATGTGGGGGATCGAGGGGGCCGATCACGCCGTTCCCGCCCTGGACTGGCTGGTGAGCGAGGGCCACCGAGGCACCATCCTGAGCGAGACCGGGCGAGAGGGGACGGCCTGGGATCTGGTGCGCGTCATCAACCTGTCTCGCATCCTGTACGGCGCCGGCTACCTGACGGAAGCGCAGGCATGGGCCTCCATGATCCAGGCGGCCAGAAGCCTCAGGGCCACCTATTCGTCCTGGGGCGAGATGGGTGAGGCCTTCCTGCACGGCCGGGACTGGTGGGCGAAGGGACGATCCGCGGCGTTCCAGACCGCTCATGTCCGTCTCCTCGACCCACAGAACGCGGACAGCCCCTGGAATCAGGTCGCTTGGAACTCCATGGAGCCAGCCGTGTCCGCCGCAGAGTGGCGGAGCAATTAG
- a CDS encoding sensor histidine kinase produces MAHEDVPQVATQGSTISLPITAVQSALDALGDILAVVDPQGQIVAVNQAWRSFTAENGGDEQTGGLGTNYLRACEGLGDLPADEGPTVALGLRRVLAGAQPDFEMEYPCHSPTQERWFKVHVNPFPHGGERYAVILHEDITERRHTEIRQSDLDSEVAQKVHSRTLELRTERDELNAFIGSVSHDLRTPVRHVRSFLELFQRNARDRLSADDQRLLDVIGGAAGRLDSMIEELLGLARVSQSSMTLQPVNLAQVVLRAWTHMAPETQGREIEWVAHDLPVVHGDPDLLRLAFENLLNNAIKYTSGREQARIEVGARNDPHEWVVFVQDDGVGFDPRHTGRLFGTFQRLHSEREFAGVGMGLANVKRIVERHGGRVWAEGRPGSGATFFLAFPRPAAESRPADTALF; encoded by the coding sequence ATGGCTCACGAGGACGTGCCCCAGGTGGCCACCCAGGGAAGCACCATCAGTCTCCCCATCACGGCGGTGCAGAGTGCACTGGACGCGCTGGGTGACATCCTGGCGGTGGTCGACCCCCAGGGGCAGATCGTGGCGGTCAACCAGGCGTGGCGTAGCTTCACGGCCGAAAACGGCGGCGACGAGCAGACCGGGGGCCTGGGCACCAACTACCTGCGGGCCTGCGAGGGTCTGGGCGACCTCCCGGCCGACGAGGGGCCGACGGTGGCCCTGGGCCTGCGGAGGGTGCTGGCCGGCGCGCAGCCGGATTTCGAGATGGAGTACCCCTGCCACAGCCCCACCCAGGAGCGCTGGTTCAAGGTGCATGTCAACCCCTTTCCGCACGGGGGCGAGCGCTACGCCGTGATCCTGCACGAGGACATCACCGAGCGCCGGCACACCGAGATCCGCCAGTCCGACCTGGATTCGGAGGTCGCCCAGAAGGTGCACAGCCGCACCCTGGAGCTGCGGACGGAACGCGACGAACTCAACGCCTTCATCGGCTCGGTATCGCACGACCTGAGGACGCCGGTGCGGCATGTCCGCAGCTTCCTGGAACTGTTCCAGCGCAACGCCCGAGACCGTCTGAGCGCCGACGATCAGCGCCTGCTGGACGTGATCGGGGGCGCGGCCGGGCGGCTCGACAGCATGATCGAGGAGCTGCTGGGGCTGGCCCGCGTGTCCCAGAGCAGCATGACGTTGCAGCCGGTCAATCTGGCCCAGGTCGTGCTGCGCGCCTGGACACACATGGCGCCCGAGACCCAGGGGCGCGAGATCGAGTGGGTGGCCCACGACCTGCCAGTGGTGCACGGCGATCCCGACCTCCTCCGGCTGGCCTTCGAGAACCTGCTGAATAACGCCATCAAATACACCTCGGGGCGCGAGCAGGCCCGGATCGAGGTCGGGGCGCGCAACGACCCCCATGAGTGGGTGGTCTTCGTGCAGGACGACGGCGTGGGCTTCGACCCGCGCCACACCGGCCGCCTGTTCGGCACTTTCCAGCGCCTGCACAGCGAGCGCGAGTTCGCCGGGGTCGGCATGGGGCTGGCGAATGTCAAACGAATCGTCGAGCGGCACGGCGGGCGCGTCTGGGCCGAGGGCCGGCCGGGCAGCGGGGCCACCTTTTTCCTGGCATTCCCGCGCCCGGCGGCGGAGAGTCGCCCCGCCGACACGGCCCTGTTCTGA
- the sufC gene encoding Fe-S cluster assembly ATPase SufC, translating into MTDQPHQLEIRNLHATVGDTEILKGINLTVPRGELHAVMGPNGNGKSTLAKVIVGDPEYTVTQGEVLVDGVNILEMEPDERARLGLFLAFQYPVEIPGVTIANFLRLAMQARKAEGEEVSFTEFYGKLQGALKTLEWDESIVERYLNAGFSGGEKKRNEILQMLMLDPTYIIMDETDSGLDVDALKIVAKGVNSMRGKDLGGLIITHYQRLLDYIVPDKVHIIVDGRVVQSGGAELAKKLDTQGYDWVKELATA; encoded by the coding sequence ATGACCGACCAGCCCCACCAGCTCGAAATCCGTAACCTGCACGCCACCGTCGGGGACACCGAGATCCTCAAGGGGATCAACCTGACCGTGCCCCGCGGCGAACTGCACGCCGTCATGGGGCCGAACGGCAACGGCAAGAGCACGCTTGCCAAGGTGATTGTCGGCGATCCCGAGTACACCGTCACCCAGGGTGAGGTGCTGGTCGACGGCGTGAACATCCTGGAGATGGAGCCCGACGAGCGCGCCCGCCTGGGCCTGTTCCTGGCCTTCCAGTACCCGGTCGAGATCCCCGGCGTGACCATCGCCAACTTCCTGCGCCTCGCCATGCAGGCCCGCAAGGCCGAGGGCGAGGAGGTCTCCTTCACCGAGTTTTACGGCAAGCTGCAGGGCGCCCTGAAGACCCTGGAGTGGGACGAGAGCATCGTCGAGCGCTACCTGAACGCCGGCTTCTCGGGCGGCGAGAAGAAGCGCAACGAGATCCTGCAGATGCTGATGCTCGACCCCACGTACATCATCATGGACGAGACCGACTCGGGCCTGGATGTCGACGCCCTGAAGATCGTCGCCAAGGGCGTGAACTCCATGCGCGGCAAGGATCTGGGCGGCCTGATCATCACCCACTACCAGAGACTCCTGGACTACATCGTGCCCGACAAGGTGCACATCATCGTGGACGGTAGGGTCGTGCAGAGCGGCGGCGCCGAGCTGGCCAAGAAGCTGGACACCCAGGGCTACGACTGGGTGAAGGAACTGGCGACCGCCTGA
- a CDS encoding MotA/TolQ/ExbB proton channel family protein: protein MNTFDLLRNAGPLLWVLLLLSVYVVYLIAVRTQVLSRLGRDSSTLIERARAITAESGPAAALAEVDRAAHPAPAMNVLRAGLSRADRGPDAAASAMQGALLVEEDRLYAGLSTLGTAAQVAPLLGLLGTVIGMVRSFLVFSQTSSPTPDQLATGISEALVNTAGGLIVAIIAYVARGALRARADRLATQAERVREELPGWLIRPAVGAAVPAIASAPAAMPEVALSFDGAAPVAGVRR from the coding sequence GTGAATACCTTCGATCTACTCCGCAACGCCGGGCCGCTGCTCTGGGTACTCCTGCTGTTGTCGGTGTATGTCGTCTACCTGATCGCCGTCCGGACGCAGGTGCTCTCCCGGCTGGGCCGCGACTCCAGCACCCTGATCGAGCGGGCGCGGGCCATCACAGCCGAAAGCGGGCCTGCCGCCGCGCTGGCCGAGGTCGACCGGGCCGCCCACCCCGCGCCCGCGATGAACGTCCTGCGGGCCGGGCTGTCGCGCGCCGACCGGGGCCCGGACGCCGCCGCCAGCGCCATGCAGGGCGCCCTGCTGGTCGAGGAAGACCGCCTGTACGCCGGGCTGAGCACGCTGGGCACCGCCGCGCAGGTGGCCCCGCTGCTGGGCCTGCTGGGCACGGTGATCGGCATGGTGCGCTCCTTCCTGGTCTTCAGCCAGACCAGCAGCCCCACGCCCGATCAGCTCGCCACCGGCATCAGCGAGGCGCTGGTCAACACGGCGGGCGGCCTGATCGTGGCGATCATCGCCTACGTGGCGCGCGGCGCCCTGCGGGCCCGCGCCGACCGGCTCGCCACCCAGGCCGAGCGCGTGCGTGAGGAACTGCCCGGCTGGCTGATCCGCCCGGCCGTGGGGGCCGCCGTGCCTGCCATCGCCAGCGCCCCGGCGGCCATGCCCGAGGTCGCCCTGAGCTTCGACGGGGCCGCCCCCGTCGCCGGAGTGCGCCGGTGA
- a CDS encoding DUF4142 domain-containing protein: protein MLNRTLSLAALLLLTPATLAGGADMMAMAPGLSTAQTTNNADVLFMEVATMSNLAEIATSRQALARSSNAAVRAYAQKMIDEHIRAQAELSATAARKGVRLTDKPGADQRLQGDKLATLTGAAFDAEYQKVQVAGHQMTLDLIKTYRSIGKDQAALAYAAKIQPSVEMHLMDAKALPGS from the coding sequence ATGCTGAACCGTACCCTGAGTCTCGCCGCCCTGCTCCTTCTCACCCCCGCTACCCTGGCCGGCGGCGCCGACATGATGGCCATGGCCCCCGGCCTGTCGACCGCCCAGACCACCAACAACGCCGACGTCCTGTTCATGGAGGTCGCCACCATGAGCAACCTCGCCGAGATCGCCACCTCGCGTCAGGCGCTGGCCAGGAGCAGCAACGCCGCCGTGCGCGCCTACGCCCAGAAGATGATCGACGAGCACATCAGGGCGCAGGCCGAGCTGAGCGCCACCGCCGCCCGGAAGGGCGTCCGGCTGACCGACAAGCCCGGCGCCGACCAGCGCCTGCAGGGCGACAAGCTGGCCACCCTGACCGGCGCCGCCTTCGACGCCGAATACCAGAAGGTGCAGGTCGCCGGACACCAGATGACCCTCGACCTGATCAAGACCTACCGCTCCATCGGCAAGGATCAGGCGGCCCTGGCCTACGCCGCCAAGATCCAGCCCAGCGTGGAGATGCACCTCATGGACGCCAAGGCGCTGCCCGGCTCGTAA